One region of Alosa sapidissima isolate fAloSap1 chromosome 1, fAloSap1.pri, whole genome shotgun sequence genomic DNA includes:
- the socs6b gene encoding suppressor of cytokine signaling 6b, whose amino-acid sequence MKKISLKTIRKSLNLKGKDENEFAAPSTLAASFAVEDSLFGGCYSKDLVNSDFDNEEEKGPKNRSKSESLMGTLKRRLSTKQKVKVKGSSPSVSSVDDDTFSSSSAPITFSDLKSQPSLRSSVRNHHYSPTPWPLRPANSEETCMKMEATVNALIHSSGASPALNGVRKDYLEFPRDGLFKESSDSLKDPEPQNGDLHLDIDENVPVVIGLAAQDYIQYTMPLDDGLYSEDGSRSFCLDGMSPMEVGPQSDRCSLDADEDPIDQELMSPDLFMEPSVNRLLLNTANVLLQGSQLEAPLSPPLPPLSGSLLQRTLPAFGGTHAQVAERVMHHLNFDPNSAPGVRRVYDAVQNSGHMVVTSLTVELKKLAKQGWYWGPITRWEAEEKLTNLIDGSFLVRDSSDDRYLLSLSFRSQGKTLHTRIEHSNGSFSFYEQPDVEGHTSIVDLIEHSIKDSESGAFCYSRSRLPGSATYPVRLTNPVSRFMQVRSLQYLCRFVIRQYTRIDLIQKLPLPNKMKDYLQEKHY is encoded by the coding sequence ATGAAGAAGATAAGCCTTAAGACCATAAGAAAGTCACTAAATTTAAAAGGCAAAGATGAAAATGAGTTTGCTGCACCGTCAACACTGGCAGCCAGTTTTGCAGTGGAAGACTCCCTGTTTGGAGGCTGTTACAGCAAAGATCTTGTTAATAGTGACTTTGATAATGAAGAGGAGAAAGGGCCCAAGAATCGCTCCAAGAGTGAGAGCCTAATGGGCACCCTGAAAAGGAGACTGTCTACAAAACAGAAGGTCAAAGTCAAAGGGAGTTCACCGTCTGTAAGTTCTGTAGATGACGACACATTCTCATCATCCTCCGCACCCATTACATTTAGTGACTTAAAATCCCAGCCCTCATTGCGGTCCTCTGTCCGAAACCACCATTACAGCCCGACCCCTTGGCCTCTTAGACCAGCAAACTCTGAAGAGACGTGTATGAAAATGGAAGCCACGGTGAACGCATTGATCCATTCATCCGGCGCGAGCCCTGCACTTAATGGTGTTCGGAAAGACTACCTGGAATTTCCTAGGGATGGACTCTTTAAAGAGTCAAGTGACTCGTTGAAGGATCCAGAACCTCAGAATGGAGACCTTCATCTAGATATTGATGAAAATGTGCCTGTAGTCATCGGCCTTGCAGCTCAGGACTATATCCAGTACACAATGCCTTTAGATGATGGACTGTACTCTGAAGATGGCTCTCGCTCTTTCTGCCTGGATGGCATGTCACCTATGGAGGTAGGGCCACAGTCAGATAGATGCTCTCTTGATGCGGATGAGGACCCCATCGACCAGGAGCTGATGTCCCCAGACCTCTTCATGGAACCGTCGGTGAACAGACTGCTGCTCAACACGGCCAACGTTCTGCTGCAAGGCTCGCAACTCGAAGCccccctctcacctcctctacCTCCACTGTCGGGCAGTCTCCTCCAAAGGACCTTACCCGCATTTGGGGGCACCCATGCTCAGGTTGCTGAGCGGGTCATGCACCACCTCAACTTTGACCCCAACTCAGCCCCAGGCGTGCGGCGGGTCTACGATGCCGTTCAGAACAGCGGGCACATGGTGGTGACGAGTTTGACCGTTGAGCTGAAGAAGCTGGCCAAACAGGGTTGGTACTGGGGACCGATCACCCGGTGGGAGGCGGAGGAGAAGCTGACCAACTTGATCGATGGGTCCTTCTTGGTGCGGGACAGCTCGGACGACCGCTACCTGCTTAGCCTGAGCTTCCGCTCCCAAGGAAAGACACTCCACACCAGAATAGAACACTCCAACGGCAGTTTCAGCTTCTATGAGCAGCCGGATGTAGAGGGACACACGTCCATTGTGGATCTCATTGAACACTCGATAAAGGATTCTGAGAGCGGAGCCTTCTGCTACTCCAGGTCACGCCTACCCGGATCTGCGACCTACCCCGTCAGACTGACCAATCCCGTGTCCCGGTTTATGCAAGTGCGGTCTCTGCAGTATCTCTGCCGGTTTGTCATTCGCCAGTACACACGGATAGACCTGATCCAGAAATTGCCTTTACCGAATAAGATGAAAGATTACTTGCAGGAAAAGCACTATTGA
- the crispld1b gene encoding cysteine-rich secretory protein LCCL domain-containing 1b, translating to MRLGVQDLLRGVALLLIVQTVVSMVIPNATQLEDMLEKYLDLNESSWKPNARGKRAISQSDMQLILDLHNKLRGQVYPPASNMEYMVWDTELERSAEDWAHTCLWEHGPSHLLTQIGQNLGAHWGRDRPPTFHVQAWYDEVRDFSYPYAQDCNPHCPYRCSGPVCTHYTQLVWATSSRIGCAINVCYNMNVWGMIWTKAVYLVCNYSPPGNWWGHAPYKYGSPCSACPSSYGGGCRNNLCYKDDGTDRHYVPEPEETNYIEPEAPLAQEPRPRAQSPSPSPNENVERNEVTSTEQMSQQVECDTKLRDQCKGTTCNRYECPPGCLYTCGKVIGTGYYDMQSSVCGAALHAGIIDNDGGWLDITRQGRKERFSKSNKNGIQTHGKNQSANAFTVSKVPVKAVSCETTVAQFCPFKKPVRHCPRLYCPRNCLHSSYARVVGSRYYADKSSICRAAIHAGVIQSESGGYLDIMPVDRRRQYSGSYQNGITSESLRNPTGGKAFRVFAVI from the exons ATGAGACTCGGTGTGCAGGATCTGCTGAGAGGTGTAGCGTTGCTGCTGATTGTCCAAACAGTGGTTTCCATGGTGATCCCAAATGCCACACAATTGGAAGACATGCTAGAAAAGTACCTGGACTTGAATGAGAGTTCATGGAAGCCCAACGCAAGGGGAAAGAGAGCCATTTCACAGAGTGATATGCAGCTCATCCTTGACCTTCACAACAAGCTGAGGGGCCAGGTTTACCCTCCTGCATCGAATATGGAGTATATG GTTTGGGACACAGAGCTGGAGAGGAGTGCAGAGGACTGGGCGCATACGTGTCTGTGGGAACATGGACCGTCCCATCTACTGACCCAGATCGGCCAGAACCTAGGAGCCCACTGGGGAAG GGATAGACCTCCAACGTTCCATGTCCAGGCGTGGTATGACGAGGTCCGAGACTTCAGTTACCCCTATGCCCAGGACTGCAACCCACACTGCCCATACCGCTGTTCAGGGCCTGTCTGCACCCATTACACTCAG CTGGTCTGGGCAACGAGCAGTCGAATCGGCTGCGCCATCAACGTGTGCTACAACATGAATGTATGGGGCATGATCTGGACCAAAGCCGTCTATCTGGTGTGCAACTACTCGCCACC GGGTAACTGGTGGGGACACGCACCATACAAATATGGCAGCCCCTGCTCTGCCTGTCCATCCAGCTATGGAGGAGGCTGCAGAAACAACCTCTGTTACAAAG ACGATGGCACGGACAGGCATTATGTGCCTGAGCCAGAAGAGACCAACTACATCGAGCCGGAAGCGCCGTTGGCTCAAGAGCCCCGCCCAAGAGCACAGTCCCCAAGCCCATCGCCCAATGAGAATGTGGAGAGGAATGAGGTCACCAGCACAGAACAGATGT CGCAGCAAGTCGAATGTGACACAAAGCTGAGGGATCAGTGCAAAGGAACAACTTGTAATAG GTATGAGTGTCCACCTGGTTGTCTTTACACCTGTGGGAAGGTCATTGGGACAGGATATTATGACATG CAATccagtgtgtgtggagctgccCTGCATGCAGGGATCATAGATAATGATGGAGGCTGGCTGGATATCACCAGGCAGGGCAGGAAGGAGCGCTTCTCAAAGTCCAATAAAAACGGAATTCAGACCCATGG GAAAAATCAGAGTGCCAATGCCTTCACCGTATCAAAAGTGCCAG tGAAAGCAGTTTCATGTGAGACCACAGTGGCACAGTTTTGCCCATTCAAAAAGCCTGTTAGGCATTGCCCAAG GTTGTACTGCCCACGCAACTGCTTGCACAGCAGCTACGCCAGGGTCGTAGGATCCCGCTATTATGCTGAC AAATCCAGCATATGCCGCGCTGCCATCCATGCTGGGGTGATCCAGAGTGAGTCAGGAGGCTACCTGGACATCATGCCCGTGGACCGGAGGAGACAGTACAGCGGTTCCTACCAGAATGGGATCACTTCCGAGAG cctgagGAATCCCACAGGAGGAAAAGCTTTCAGAGTGTTTGCGGTCATTTGA
- the cbln2a gene encoding cerebellin-2a yields MMEGHDTGLFPLWLASSLLLGCGVSLSLGQNETEPVVLEGKCLVVCDSNPSAEGGVTSSFGISVRAAGAKVAFSAVRGTNHEPSDMSNQSMTIYFDQVLVNIGNHFDLRSSVFLAPRRGIYSFSFHVVKVYNRQTIQVNLMHNEYPIISAFAGDQDVTREAASNGVLLHLEREDKLYLKLERGNLMGGWKYSTFSGFLVFPL; encoded by the exons ATGATGGAAGGTCACGATACTGGATTGTTTCCGTTGTGGTTGGCATCCTCTCTGCTTCTGGGATGTGGTGTTAGTCTTTCTTTGGGGCAGAATGAAACCGAACCAGTGGTTTTGGAGGGAAAATGTTTGGTGGTATGTGACTCGAACCCCTCCGCAGAAGGAGGGGTAACATCATCCTTCGGAATATCTGTTCGGGCTGCCGGAGCCAAAGTGGCGTTTTCTGCGGTCAGAGGAACGAACCATGAACCTTCAGATATGAGCAACCAATCTATGACCATCTACTTCGATCAG GTACTTGTCAACATTGGTAATCATTTCGACCTCAGGTCCAGCGTATTCCTGGCACCAAGAAGAGGGATATACAGTTTTAGTTTCCACGTTGTGAAGGTTTACAATCGACAGACTATACAG GTGAATCTGATGCACAACGAGTACCCAATTATCTCAGCGTTTGCTGGCGATCAGGACGTGACTCGTGAAGCGGCCAGCAACGGAGTTCTCCTTCATTTGGAGCGCGAAGACAAGCTGTACCTGAAACTGGAACGAGGGAATCTGATGGGTGGATGGAAATACTCTACATTCTCTGGTTTCCTCGTATTTCCACTCTAA